From the Streptomyces nigrescens genome, one window contains:
- a CDS encoding NAD(P)/FAD-dependent oxidoreductase produces the protein MSSTSRTVPPTADVVIVGGGVMGTSIAFHLAEAGVHNIVVVERGELGSGSSGKPIGGVRAQFSDPLNIALGSRSLRAWQDFPRRPGADIRLDSVGYLFLLTSDQQATDFETGVHIQNSFGVPSRMIGPREARQLCPYVSTEGLVAAAYSPTDGHARPGLAVQGYARAAARAGVVFAPHTAVTGIDTTGDRVTAVHTDHGRISCSTVICAAGAWSARIGEMAGVHLPVRPVRRQLAFTAPLAPPAPRIPFTIDFASTAYFHNSDDGLLFGLADPAQADGFDTTWTPDWLELFRAAARRRAPALADMETHDGWAGLYEVTPDHNALIGRSGTLSNFLYATGFSGHGFLQAPAVGEIMRDLHLDRTPFVDVTPLSADRFTTGAETRPEAHVV, from the coding sequence ATGTCATCCACCTCCCGCACCGTCCCGCCCACGGCCGACGTGGTGATCGTCGGCGGCGGCGTGATGGGCACCAGCATCGCGTTCCACCTGGCCGAGGCCGGGGTGCACAACATCGTCGTCGTCGAGCGCGGCGAACTGGGCAGCGGCAGTTCGGGCAAGCCGATCGGCGGCGTGCGGGCGCAGTTCTCCGACCCGCTCAACATCGCGCTGGGCAGCCGGAGTCTGCGCGCCTGGCAGGACTTCCCGCGGCGGCCCGGCGCCGACATCCGGCTGGACAGCGTCGGTTATCTCTTCCTGCTCACCAGCGACCAGCAGGCCACGGATTTCGAGACCGGCGTCCACATCCAGAACAGCTTCGGCGTCCCCAGCCGCATGATCGGCCCCCGCGAGGCACGGCAGCTGTGCCCCTATGTCAGCACCGAGGGGCTGGTGGCCGCCGCCTACTCGCCGACCGACGGCCATGCCCGGCCCGGACTGGCGGTCCAGGGCTATGCGCGTGCCGCCGCGCGGGCGGGGGTCGTCTTCGCTCCGCACACCGCCGTCACCGGTATCGACACCACCGGCGACCGGGTCACGGCCGTCCACACCGACCATGGCCGGATCTCCTGCTCCACGGTCATCTGCGCCGCGGGCGCCTGGTCCGCACGGATCGGCGAGATGGCGGGCGTCCACCTCCCCGTACGCCCGGTGCGCCGCCAGCTCGCCTTCACGGCGCCGCTCGCACCGCCCGCCCCGCGCATCCCCTTCACCATCGACTTCGCCTCCACGGCCTACTTCCACAACAGCGACGACGGGCTGCTCTTCGGCCTCGCCGATCCCGCCCAGGCCGACGGCTTCGACACCACCTGGACCCCGGACTGGCTCGAACTCTTCCGTGCCGCCGCCCGGCGCAGGGCCCCCGCCCTCGCCGACATGGAGACCCACGACGGCTGGGCCGGACTGTACGAGGTCACCCCGGACCACAACGCACTGATCGGACGCTCCGGCACGCTGTCCAACTTCCTGTACGCCACCGGGTTTTCCGGCCATGGCTTCCTCCAGGCCCCCGCGGTCGGCGAGATCATGCGCGACCTCCACCTCGACCGCACGCCGTTCGTGGACGTCACCCCGCTCAGCGCCGACCGGTTCACGACCGGTGCCGAGACCCGCCCCGAAGCACACGTGGTGTGA
- a CDS encoding LysR family transcriptional regulator, translating into MDWTSAQLRSLVELTRRGTITAAAQALGYTPGGVSQQIAALEKAAGMELLRRVGRRVELTDAGRTLSRHAERILSTEAEAVEALERTRHEISGVLQVGLFATAAAELLPPALQEARRAHPGLTVQSRDMDVDEVHDAVASGAVDLALGLDYPDVPIPREPTLRVRRLYRERFSLAVPAGSMAGREVIGLAETQELGWILPSADSYYGRAVRTACRRAGVEPRVQHEVTDTAATLALVEAGIGVSTVTDLMLGLRASRLDVVRLRERIERHIVVMFRSSVEHRPTVTALVDVLRAVSGARHDPSD; encoded by the coding sequence ATGGACTGGACGAGTGCCCAGCTGCGGTCCTTGGTGGAGCTGACCAGGCGCGGCACGATCACCGCGGCGGCACAGGCCCTTGGATACACGCCCGGCGGGGTCTCTCAGCAGATCGCCGCGCTGGAGAAGGCCGCGGGCATGGAGCTGCTGCGGCGGGTCGGGCGGCGGGTGGAGCTGACCGACGCCGGGCGGACGCTGTCACGTCACGCGGAGCGGATCCTGTCCACGGAGGCGGAAGCCGTCGAGGCCCTGGAGCGCACCCGGCACGAGATCTCCGGCGTCCTGCAGGTGGGGCTGTTCGCCACCGCGGCCGCCGAGCTGCTGCCGCCGGCCCTGCAGGAGGCCCGGCGGGCCCATCCCGGGCTGACGGTACAGAGCCGCGATATGGATGTGGACGAGGTACATGACGCCGTCGCGTCCGGCGCGGTGGATCTGGCGCTCGGGCTGGACTACCCGGATGTGCCGATTCCGCGCGAGCCCACCCTGCGGGTGCGGCGGCTGTACCGCGAGCGGTTCTCGCTGGCGGTACCGGCCGGATCGATGGCGGGTCGCGAGGTGATCGGCCTGGCGGAGACCCAGGAGCTGGGCTGGATCCTGCCGTCGGCGGACAGTTACTACGGGCGAGCGGTGCGCACCGCCTGCCGGCGGGCGGGGGTCGAACCGCGGGTCCAGCACGAGGTGACCGACACCGCGGCCACGCTGGCGCTCGTCGAGGCGGGGATCGGGGTGAGCACGGTGACGGATCTGATGCTCGGCCTGCGGGCGTCACGCCTGGACGTGGTGCGGCTGCGGGAGCGGATCGAGCGGCACATCGTGGTGATGTTCCGTTCCTCCGTCGAGCACCGGCCCACGGTGACGGCTCTGGTCGACGTCCTGCGGGCGGTGTCCGGGGCCCGCCACGATCCGTCCGACTAG
- a CDS encoding amino acid permease, giving the protein MVRTLGLTQLTMIGIGAIIGAGIFSLAAAVARDVAGPAVLISFLVAGAASLCAAFAYAEFAGMVPKAGSSYTYCAAVLGEVVGWIVGWDLLLEYTAIVAVVAIGMSGYLGFLLEAVGIHLPTWALGAPGTGAGHKIDLLAVAICLGVAWLLTRGTRTSARVETVLTIVKIAIVLLVIVVGFTKVDSNNLQPFAPFGLGGAFTGAATVFFAVFGYDALSTAAEESLEARRKLPKAMMLSLAVSMVLYVLVCVVLTGMQHYSEINPKSGISSAFQSVGLSGLANVIAVGAVIGIVTVTFSFMMGASRLWYALSRDGLMPAWFGAIHPKRKVPHRATWLIGAVSAVLAGVLPINAVAELTNIGVLLAFVVVSASVLVLRYKKPHLKRGFRCPGMPVVPVLGIVFSLWLMSFLQWETWVRLGCWLLVGLVIYAAYGYRRTRQVMPGGSVDLDTLDDMSDSDEADPAPVP; this is encoded by the coding sequence ATGGTGCGCACCCTGGGCCTGACCCAGCTGACGATGATCGGTATCGGCGCCATCATCGGGGCCGGCATCTTCAGTCTGGCCGCGGCCGTCGCCCGGGACGTCGCCGGCCCCGCCGTCCTCATCTCGTTCCTCGTGGCCGGCGCCGCGTCGCTCTGCGCGGCCTTCGCCTACGCCGAGTTCGCCGGCATGGTGCCGAAGGCCGGCTCGTCCTACACCTACTGTGCCGCGGTGCTCGGGGAGGTCGTGGGCTGGATCGTCGGCTGGGACCTGCTCCTGGAGTACACCGCCATCGTCGCCGTCGTGGCGATCGGGATGTCGGGCTACCTGGGATTCCTCCTGGAGGCCGTCGGCATCCATCTGCCGACCTGGGCCCTGGGCGCTCCCGGCACCGGAGCCGGCCACAAGATCGACCTGCTCGCGGTGGCGATCTGCCTCGGTGTGGCCTGGCTGCTGACCCGTGGCACCCGTACCTCGGCCCGGGTGGAGACGGTGCTGACCATCGTCAAGATCGCGATCGTGCTGCTGGTGATCGTGGTCGGCTTCACCAAGGTCGACAGCAACAATCTGCAGCCCTTCGCGCCGTTCGGTCTCGGCGGGGCATTCACCGGGGCGGCGACCGTCTTCTTCGCCGTCTTCGGCTATGACGCGCTGAGCACCGCCGCGGAGGAGTCACTGGAGGCACGGCGCAAGCTGCCGAAGGCGATGATGCTGTCGTTGGCGGTCTCCATGGTGCTGTATGTGCTGGTCTGCGTGGTGCTCACCGGTATGCAGCACTACAGCGAGATCAATCCGAAGAGCGGTATCTCCAGCGCGTTCCAGAGCGTGGGGCTCAGCGGGCTGGCCAATGTGATCGCCGTCGGCGCGGTCATCGGCATCGTCACCGTGACCTTCTCCTTCATGATGGGCGCCTCCCGTCTCTGGTACGCCCTCAGCCGCGACGGCCTGATGCCCGCCTGGTTCGGTGCCATCCACCCCAAGCGCAAGGTTCCGCACCGCGCCACCTGGCTGATCGGTGCGGTGTCCGCCGTGCTGGCGGGTGTGCTGCCCATCAACGCCGTCGCCGAACTCACCAATATCGGCGTGCTGCTGGCGTTCGTGGTGGTCTCCGCCTCCGTATTGGTGCTGCGCTACAAGAAGCCGCATCTCAAGCGCGGCTTCCGGTGTCCGGGCATGCCGGTGGTGCCCGTCCTCGGCATCGTCTTCTCCCTCTGGCTGATGTCGTTCCTCCAGTGGGAGACCTGGGTGCGGCTCGGCTGCTGGCTGCTCGTCGGCCTGGTCATCTACGCCGCGTACGGCTACCGGCGCACCCGCCAAGTCATGCCGGGAGGCTCGGTGGATCTCGACACCCTGGACGACATGTCCGATTCCGACGAGGCCGATCCCGCGCCCGTCCCGTGA
- a CDS encoding LysR family transcriptional regulator, with protein sequence MLKPLHLLTLKAVVRSESFALAARDLGYTASAISQQISALEKETGLVLFEREAHGIRPTAAAHRLVDLSTHVLAAMDDLDHQVQELATGATGRLRLGSFPTADVRLVPAALSALVETHPRAQIQLEEAEPEELITALSHGDLDVALVYEYGLSPRQWPAGLTRHHLLREDLVLLRARGSGLGAQLPQLSSARWITSREDTAGARSFVRLCAAAGFEAAVAFRSNNYAVVRELVSAGLGVAVVPALGHLPSEGVEATRLTQRSAHRQVMALHRSENSNPLLPAVLSCLRRAVPSGEPYLHPARSD encoded by the coding sequence TTGCTGAAACCACTGCATCTGCTCACGCTGAAGGCCGTCGTCCGCAGCGAATCGTTCGCCCTCGCGGCCCGCGACCTCGGCTACACCGCGTCCGCCATCTCGCAGCAGATCTCCGCCCTGGAGAAGGAGACCGGGCTGGTGCTGTTCGAGCGGGAGGCGCACGGCATCCGTCCCACCGCCGCCGCCCACCGTCTGGTCGACCTCAGTACCCATGTGCTGGCCGCCATGGACGATCTGGACCACCAGGTGCAGGAGCTCGCCACCGGCGCCACCGGCCGGCTGCGGCTGGGCAGCTTTCCCACGGCCGATGTCCGGCTGGTGCCCGCGGCGCTGTCCGCCCTCGTCGAGACCCATCCGCGCGCACAGATCCAGCTGGAGGAAGCCGAGCCGGAAGAGCTCATCACCGCGCTCAGCCACGGTGATCTGGACGTCGCGCTGGTCTACGAGTACGGGCTCAGCCCCCGGCAGTGGCCGGCGGGACTGACCCGCCATCACCTGCTGAGGGAGGACCTCGTCCTGCTCAGGGCCCGGGGCAGCGGCCTGGGCGCGCAGCTGCCCCAGCTGTCCTCGGCCCGCTGGATCACCAGCCGGGAGGACACCGCCGGGGCGCGGTCGTTCGTCCGGCTGTGCGCGGCCGCGGGCTTCGAGGCCGCCGTCGCCTTCCGCAGCAACAACTACGCCGTGGTGCGGGAGCTGGTGTCCGCCGGCCTCGGCGTGGCCGTGGTCCCGGCACTCGGGCACCTGCCCAGCGAGGGCGTCGAGGCCACCCGGCTCACCCAGCGCTCCGCCCACCGTCAGGTGATGGCGCTGCATCGCAGTGAGAACAGCAACCCGCTGCTCCCCGCCGTGCTCAGCTGTCTGCGCCGGGCGGTGCCGTCCGGCGAGCCGTATCTGCATCCGGCGCGGTCCGACTGA
- a CDS encoding FAD-binding and (Fe-S)-binding domain-containing protein, with protein MTTTAQGLGSLDAAAVAEALGAGDCGEVAGDAGRRAQYASDASNYRQVPLAVVFPGERRHIRNTLDVCRRLGVPVTARGAGTSTSGQAVGPGVVLDFSRYFNRLLALDPQARTATVEPGIVLDDLQQAAAPHGLLFGADPSTHSRCTLGGMIGNNACGSHSLAWGRTADNILELEVVTYRGTVVRLGEMTAEEIDEAIAAGDDRAELIASLHRLAQRNLAALRTKLGRFPRQVSGYALEQLLPERRFNLARALVGSEGTLAVVLSATVRLLTPPPARALVVLGFSDACAAADAVPALLKHQPLALEGLDHALTDIVTRPATRAAIDTLPAARAWLFAELGGTAEELPEQAEALAETARQTAGCTGSEVITDPARARTLWRIREDGAGLATRMPDGAEAWPGWEDAAVPPDQLGAYLRKFTELLDQHRLQGAVYGHFGEGCLHVRINFDFSTEQGTAVFRAFLTDAARLVAAHGGSLSGEHGDGQARSALLPLMYGPDVIALFEEFKGIWDPDNGLNPGMIVQPLPVDGNLRVSPHRAPLPLATVFPFHADDGDFAKATRRCVGVGKCRSTGPRGDVMCPSYRVTRDEKDSTRGRARLLYEMTQGEVITDGWRSTEVRDALDLCLSCKGCSADCPVGVDVATYKSEFLHHHYKGRLRPASHYTMGWLPLLSRLAARAPGLVNALTSSRLAPAVKRLGGIAAQRELPRFAEQTFLAWFHRRTPRGDGRRGPVMLWVDSFNNHFSPEVLQAGVAVLEDAGFRVQVPDGTQCCGLTWITTGQLGTARRIARRTAAALAPAVGAGLPVVGLEPSCTAALKTDLPELLDGDEDARALSRATLTLAELLVHHAPGWQPPRIEARSLSQTHCHQHATSGFSADSALLDRMGIDNTALDSGCCGLAGNFGFERGHYDVSVAAGEQVLLPAVRSAPAETQILADGFSCRTQIAQQTPRSGTHLAQLIARALPPADPSARSGFPPLPTEKEHTRD; from the coding sequence GTGACCACAACAGCGCAGGGTCTCGGCAGCCTCGACGCGGCAGCGGTGGCCGAAGCCCTCGGCGCGGGGGACTGCGGCGAGGTCGCCGGAGACGCCGGCCGCCGGGCACAGTACGCATCCGATGCATCCAACTACCGCCAGGTCCCGCTGGCCGTCGTCTTCCCCGGCGAGCGGCGGCACATCCGCAACACACTCGACGTCTGCCGCCGTCTGGGCGTGCCGGTCACCGCCCGCGGAGCGGGCACCAGCACCTCCGGGCAGGCCGTCGGACCGGGCGTGGTGCTCGACTTCTCCCGGTACTTCAACCGGCTGCTGGCGCTGGACCCGCAGGCCCGGACCGCGACCGTCGAGCCCGGCATCGTGCTGGACGATCTGCAGCAGGCCGCCGCCCCCCACGGCCTGCTGTTCGGCGCCGATCCCTCCACCCACAGCCGCTGCACCCTGGGCGGCATGATCGGCAACAATGCGTGCGGATCACACTCCCTCGCCTGGGGACGCACCGCGGACAACATCCTGGAACTCGAAGTGGTCACCTACCGCGGCACGGTGGTCCGGCTCGGCGAGATGACCGCGGAGGAGATCGACGAGGCCATCGCCGCGGGAGACGACCGCGCAGAGCTGATCGCGTCCCTGCACCGTCTCGCCCAGCGCAATCTGGCGGCGCTGCGCACCAAGCTGGGGCGGTTCCCACGGCAGGTCTCGGGCTACGCACTGGAACAGCTGCTGCCCGAGCGGCGCTTCAACCTCGCCAGAGCCCTGGTCGGCAGCGAGGGCACACTGGCCGTCGTCCTCTCGGCGACCGTCCGTCTCCTGACCCCTCCCCCCGCACGCGCCCTGGTCGTCCTCGGATTCTCGGACGCCTGTGCCGCGGCCGACGCGGTACCCGCGCTGCTGAAACATCAGCCGCTGGCGCTGGAAGGGCTCGACCACGCGCTGACCGATATCGTCACCCGGCCCGCGACCAGGGCCGCCATCGACACCCTGCCGGCCGCACGGGCCTGGCTGTTCGCCGAACTCGGGGGCACCGCGGAAGAGCTGCCCGAGCAGGCCGAGGCGCTGGCCGAGACCGCGCGCCAGACCGCGGGATGCACCGGCAGTGAAGTCATCACCGATCCCGCGCGCGCCCGCACGCTGTGGCGGATCCGCGAGGACGGAGCCGGGCTGGCCACCCGTATGCCCGACGGGGCCGAGGCCTGGCCCGGATGGGAGGACGCGGCCGTCCCGCCCGACCAACTGGGCGCCTACCTCCGCAAGTTCACCGAACTGCTGGACCAACACCGGCTGCAGGGCGCCGTCTACGGACACTTCGGCGAAGGCTGTCTGCACGTCCGGATCAACTTCGACTTCAGCACCGAACAGGGCACCGCCGTCTTCCGCGCCTTCCTCACCGACGCCGCCCGGCTGGTCGCCGCCCACGGTGGCTCACTGTCCGGTGAACACGGCGACGGACAGGCCCGCTCCGCGCTGCTGCCGCTGATGTACGGCCCGGACGTCATCGCCCTGTTCGAGGAGTTCAAGGGCATCTGGGACCCCGACAACGGCCTCAACCCCGGAATGATCGTCCAGCCGCTGCCGGTCGACGGAAATCTGCGCGTCAGCCCGCACCGTGCCCCGCTGCCCCTGGCCACCGTCTTCCCCTTCCATGCCGACGACGGGGACTTCGCCAAGGCCACCCGCCGTTGTGTCGGCGTCGGCAAATGCCGCTCCACCGGCCCCCGCGGCGATGTCATGTGCCCCAGCTACCGCGTCACCCGGGACGAGAAGGACTCCACCCGCGGCCGCGCACGACTGCTCTACGAGATGACGCAGGGCGAAGTGATCACCGACGGCTGGCGTTCCACCGAAGTCCGCGACGCCCTCGATCTGTGCCTGTCCTGCAAGGGGTGCAGCGCCGACTGCCCCGTCGGGGTGGACGTGGCCACCTACAAGTCGGAGTTCCTGCACCACCACTACAAGGGACGGCTCCGGCCCGCCTCGCACTACACCATGGGCTGGCTGCCGCTGCTGTCGCGACTGGCCGCCCGGGCCCCCGGGCTGGTCAACGCGCTCACCTCCTCCCGGCTGGCCCCGGCCGTCAAACGCCTCGGCGGGATCGCCGCGCAGCGGGAACTTCCCCGCTTCGCCGAGCAGACCTTCCTGGCCTGGTTCCACCGCCGTACGCCCCGGGGCGACGGCCGGCGCGGCCCGGTCATGCTGTGGGTCGACTCCTTCAACAACCACTTCAGCCCCGAGGTCCTCCAGGCCGGTGTGGCCGTGCTGGAGGACGCCGGTTTCCGGGTGCAGGTCCCGGACGGCACCCAGTGCTGCGGACTCACCTGGATCACCACCGGACAGCTCGGCACGGCCCGCCGGATCGCCCGGCGTACCGCGGCCGCCCTGGCCCCCGCCGTCGGCGCCGGCCTCCCCGTCGTGGGACTGGAGCCGAGCTGCACGGCGGCCCTCAAGACCGATCTCCCCGAACTCCTCGACGGCGACGAGGACGCCCGTGCCCTCTCCCGCGCCACACTCACCCTCGCCGAACTCCTCGTCCACCACGCCCCCGGCTGGCAGCCCCCGCGGATCGAGGCCCGCTCGCTCAGCCAGACCCACTGCCACCAGCACGCCACCTCCGGCTTCAGTGCCGACAGCGCCCTGCTGGACCGCATGGGCATCGACAACACCGCGCTCGATTCCGGCTGCTGCGGTCTCGCCGGCAACTTCGGCTTCGAGCGCGGCCACTACGACGTCTCCGTCGCCGCGGGCGAACAGGTTCTGCTCCCCGCGGTGCGCTCGGCCCCCGCGGAGACCCAGATCCTGGCGGACGGCTTCAGCTGCCGCACCCAGATCGCTCAGCAGACCCCGCGCAGCGGCACCCATCTCGCCCAGCTGATCGCCCGGGCACTTCCCCCGGCCGACCCCTCTGCCCGTTCCGGCTTTCCTCCGCTTCCTACCGAGAAGGAACACACCCGTGACTGA
- a CDS encoding Glu/Leu/Phe/Val family dehydrogenase: MTDALSLVDEWGPEKTVVVSHRRTGMKGVLVIDNTARGIGKGGTRMSPGVTVEEVSRLARVMTWKWAAVDLFYGGAKAGIVADPAARDKEAVLRAFARALSNEVPREYVMGLDMGLTESDAAIIQDELGDRGAAVGTPEHLGGVAYDKLGVTGYGVAEAADAAARHQGLPLAGSRVALQGFGAVGSAAAQRFAELGATIVAVSTAHGVRYDPSGLDVGALLTARDEHGDHFVTRHSAGTALPSGAELTVDCDILVPAALQDVITRGTAHEIKAKLIVEGANLPTSADARSILAERGITVLPDFVANAGGVVAAAFAMDARYSGFRPGTSGIFESVSARLRANTVTVLDEARQQDITPHAAGRRLAEERVRAAMQSKGRIPRG, from the coding sequence GTGACTGATGCACTCTCTCTCGTCGACGAGTGGGGCCCCGAGAAGACCGTCGTCGTCTCCCACCGGCGCACCGGCATGAAGGGCGTCCTGGTGATCGACAACACCGCCCGCGGCATCGGCAAGGGCGGAACCCGGATGAGCCCCGGTGTGACCGTGGAGGAGGTCTCCCGGCTGGCCCGTGTCATGACGTGGAAGTGGGCCGCTGTCGACCTCTTCTACGGCGGCGCCAAGGCCGGCATCGTCGCCGATCCGGCCGCCCGCGACAAGGAGGCGGTGCTGCGCGCCTTCGCCCGCGCACTGTCCAACGAGGTGCCCCGCGAGTATGTGATGGGGCTCGACATGGGCCTGACCGAAAGTGATGCCGCCATCATCCAGGACGAGCTGGGCGACCGCGGTGCCGCCGTCGGCACTCCCGAGCATCTCGGCGGAGTGGCCTACGACAAGCTCGGGGTCACCGGCTACGGCGTGGCGGAGGCGGCCGACGCCGCGGCACGGCACCAGGGGCTGCCGCTGGCCGGATCCCGGGTCGCCCTGCAGGGCTTCGGTGCGGTCGGCAGCGCCGCCGCCCAGCGGTTCGCTGAGCTCGGTGCCACCATCGTGGCGGTGTCCACCGCCCACGGCGTGCGGTACGACCCCAGCGGTCTCGACGTCGGCGCTCTGCTGACTGCCCGGGACGAGCACGGCGACCACTTCGTCACCCGCCACTCCGCCGGTACCGCGCTCCCCTCAGGCGCCGAACTCACCGTGGACTGCGACATCTTGGTGCCTGCCGCGCTGCAGGACGTCATCACTCGTGGCACCGCGCACGAGATCAAGGCGAAGCTCATCGTGGAAGGCGCGAATCTGCCGACCTCGGCGGACGCCCGGAGCATTCTCGCCGAGCGCGGGATCACCGTGCTCCCCGACTTCGTGGCCAACGCCGGCGGCGTGGTCGCGGCCGCCTTCGCGATGGATGCCCGCTACTCCGGGTTCCGGCCCGGCACGTCGGGCATCTTCGAGTCGGTCTCGGCGAGGCTGCGGGCCAACACGGTGACGGTCCTGGACGAGGCCCGGCAACAGGACATCACCCCGCACGCCGCCGGCCGCCGCCTCGCCGAGGAGCGCGTCCGCGCCGCCATGCAGAGCAAGGGCCGTATCCCGCGCGGCTGA
- a CDS encoding aminoglycoside phosphotransferase family protein, with amino-acid sequence MCARKMHADEADIDVPLVRRLLAAQFPRWADLPVTAVDSAGTSNAMFRLGDDMVVRLPRVEGAAQDVAKEHRWLPRLAPSLPVAVPGPLGKGTPAEDYPWPWSVYRWLDGETPAVGRLAAPRSLAADLAEFVTALHRIEPADGPPSYRGRPLETRDGTTRATVAALDGIIDADAAIAGWEAALQAPAWPGPAVWIHADLQPGNLLTVRGRLAAVIDFGCLGLGDPAVDMIVAWYLLPADARGVFRTAVGADDATWARGRGWALSIALDELRYYRETNPVMAAIARHVIEEVRTEQAHTAA; translated from the coding sequence ATGTGCGCGCGCAAGATGCACGCCGACGAGGCGGACATCGACGTCCCTCTCGTGCGCCGCCTGCTCGCTGCGCAGTTTCCCCGGTGGGCGGACCTGCCCGTCACGGCGGTCGACTCCGCCGGCACGTCCAACGCGATGTTCCGCCTCGGCGACGACATGGTCGTACGGCTCCCGCGCGTCGAGGGGGCCGCCCAGGACGTGGCGAAGGAGCACCGCTGGCTGCCACGGCTCGCCCCCTCGCTCCCGGTTGCCGTACCCGGACCGTTGGGCAAGGGCACGCCCGCCGAGGACTACCCCTGGCCCTGGTCGGTCTACCGCTGGCTCGACGGGGAGACACCGGCCGTCGGCCGCCTCGCCGCACCCCGCTCGCTCGCAGCGGATCTGGCGGAGTTCGTCACCGCGCTGCACCGGATCGAACCCGCGGACGGGCCTCCGTCCTACCGCGGCCGGCCCCTGGAGACACGGGACGGAACGACGCGCGCCACGGTGGCGGCGCTGGACGGCATCATCGACGCCGACGCGGCGATCGCCGGCTGGGAGGCGGCCCTGCAGGCGCCCGCATGGCCCGGCCCGGCCGTGTGGATCCACGCCGACCTGCAGCCCGGGAATCTGCTGACCGTCCGCGGACGGCTCGCCGCCGTCATCGACTTCGGATGCCTCGGCCTCGGCGATCCCGCCGTCGACATGATCGTGGCCTGGTATCTGCTGCCCGCCGACGCGCGCGGCGTCTTCCGTACGGCCGTGGGGGCCGATGACGCGACATGGGCCCGCGGCCGCGGCTGGGCGCTGTCGATCGCCCTCGACGAGCTCCGCTACTACCGCGAGACCAACCCCGTGATGGCGGCCATCGCCCGGCATGTCATCGAGGAAGTCCGCACCGAGCAGGCGCATACCGCCGCCTGA